In the Anaerosporomusa subterranea genome, one interval contains:
- the rpsO gene encoding 30S ribosomal protein S15, whose amino-acid sequence MLAPDQKQQLIETYRIHENDTGSPEVQIAILTGRINYLTNHLKEHKKDHHSRRGLLKMVGQRRGLLNYLRDSDIERYRTILQKLNLRK is encoded by the coding sequence ATGTTAGCTCCAGATCAAAAACAACAACTCATTGAAACCTACCGCATTCATGAAAATGACACTGGTTCACCAGAAGTACAGATTGCAATCTTAACTGGGCGGATCAACTACCTGACAAATCACTTAAAAGAACACAAGAAAGATCATCATTCCCGTCGTGGACTGTTGAAGATGGTTGGTCAGCGCAGAGGTTTGCTTAACTACCTTCGTGATAGCGATATTGAACGCTACCGTACGATTCTGCAGAAGCTGAACTTGCGCAAGTAG